The following DNA comes from Pleuronectes platessa chromosome 9, fPlePla1.1, whole genome shotgun sequence.
CACACATATAGACATATATGAGGATCAAGTTCAGAGTTGAATTATTTCAGGAGGAAATGCGCCAGACGTCAGGTGTTTCATACCGTGAGAAGGAGTTGTCAAAGATGAGTGAGTAGAGGCCGGGGTGTCGGACCTTCAGTTGACCCTGAATTGTCTCCTTATGAGAATTGCAGCGAGTCAGAGGAATCAggacctgagagcagaacaGAGAAATGAGTCCgaagtgaaagtgaaactcAGGGCCAGAAAAATTCTCCCTGAGGTTGTTCTGAAAAATCTATGACACGATCAATAAAACACTAATCTgcttttaaccttttttttattaacttacaAAACCGTTTATATTGGacagtaaaaaatataaaatgttttgttttcgtCTGCattggtttgtctgtttgttagcaggactatgcaaaaactactaacCGAATCAGGGTCCGgatccatttttttttgtgactttctttaacattgagagatatacatttcaaagaataattcaggggtcttgatgaaaaaataaatctggcATGTTATACTTCAATGGCTTCCAGTGGTTCCTGGATCTTACTGCACATTGTTCTCAACACAGTGAGCTAATCTACCTTGGACTGTTCCACCTGCGTGTCAGCAGATTCCCGGTAAACCACACTGAAGGAGATGCTTTTGGGCTCCGAGGAGAACATCCAGCTGATGGTCGGTCCGCAGTCGTCTACAGGGACGGTTATCACACTGTAGCAGCTGGACTTGACGAAGAGTTCCCGAGAGCCCTCCCCAAACTGACAGATAGCGTCAATGCTGAGGGGAACGGCCATGCTGAAAGAACAACACATCAATGTTTAGATGCACTGAAGTGGCATTAATTCAACCAATATGAAATGACACATGTATGAAATGGAATATATCTGATCCTCAATTTACATCTGGCAATAAAATGCTTATTGTGTGATTAGACTGAGATCAGACTGAGCTCGACCATTTGACAGTGCAGGTGTACGCAGCACAGACGCATTGATTGTGGATTGTTATCCGATTAGCCAAACAACCTCTGAGGAGTAACCACATTGAACCCgattgtaaatatatttatggtgcagctgtggctcaggtggTCCACTCACAGAGGGACGGTGGTTCGATACCTAGTATCTCCAGTCCACATGTACAGTAAAACACTCTACTTCAATAAAGTGTATTAACTatgatacaataataataactttatttgtatagcacttatctaataCAACtattctactactactatgaTAATGTACCACATTATCAGAAGTGGCTCTTCCAAACCATCGAGGTAGCAGCTCGGCAGGTAGCAGCAATAagccaataaaaacataaagctgTCCTCTCCTTAGTCCTCAACTGTGAATGTTATTCAAACACCATAACAACGAGACGAAGTGAAGACAAGACCAATCAAAaagcaaagacacaaaaaaaggcTTCATGGGTGGCTGCCACCTTCCATTATTCTTCCTCTATCTTTTTTATATTGTCTGTTGATTTTGTGGAGCTGCACAAATGAGAGGAAAATGTGACCCGAGCTAGAAAGAGAAATTAGATGTAAACTGGGTCTTTGCTTGGACACTTGAGGCACATGTTAATATCAGGGGTCAAAAGCATAACTAGATTCAATCTGGATCGGAGATGCATTCCAATGTCAGATGTTAATGGAGTCAAAATGAGGACTCACGTCACTTCTCCAGATCTGAGGAGGTTGATCTCTGAATCCTGAACCGTGGGGACCTGCTCTTCATGGTCCTCAGGCGTTAAGTCTCCTGTTCCTCTGTACAGTCCAAGACAATACACCACATGTTTTAATGAAACGGAacaaaaataattgtattcttcatTCAGAAATCACTGCAGGAAAGAGTGTTCTGGTTGAATGACACAGATACAGCACATCAGGGTTTTTTTCCCACACTCCAGGCATCGTGACAATGCATTTATATTGgttaattcaatttaatcaaCACATCCATAATTTAACACGCTCTACATTAGGCTTAACATACAGATGATTATTTTGATTCTCAGCACAAGCTCATTCAGTGTTACCTCGTCTTCATCACTGTTATCTCTTATTGAAAATTCAATATCTTTGCAATATATACTATGAAGCTGCTTTTAATAAATCAAGTACATGTGTACATAAACATACGAAATGAAACGAATAAATGGTTTCAAAGTTCTGGCAAAACAGTGTATTTTTAAATTAGTGAAGTCCTGGAAGGTGTCATATTCatccctctgctctgctccctACGTTCATGTTATACTCACATATCCACAGATTCCGGAGGCCGCCGGTCTTGTTCTCCATCCAGTGAGCCTGCTGTGGTCTGGGAGGTGGTGTCGCTGTCGTAGACGCCATTCACTTCCTCTTCGGTGATGATGTCGAAAACTCCATCGTCAGATTTGTTGCTGGGATCAGAAACTGGAAGGAATTAAACAAAATACATAACTGAAAATACGGTACTGGAAACCACCAACATCTTTTCTTATGTTACCTAATGCACATATGACATAGAAACAAATCTATTttgaaatgatttattatttagagGCActaataatttaaatttaacattatgAACTATTATTtcctttacaataaaaaaacgtAAAGAAAAGTATGATCAAAGTTTGTTTTCAGGAGGGAAAGGTcaccttcttctctttttttcaacaaaaccaAATTCTTTAGCAAaactttctctttgtttctgagTATGAGGAAGTCAGATTTTCACTTCTGCTTTCCAGGTAacacagtgtaaaaaaaaaaagtggaaccACAGTGATAAGCTTTTGAGCTAAGTGTGAAGTGTGAagtagttgtgtgttcccagtGTGCATCTCACCTGTAACCCTGGGGGTGGGTTTGTACGGAGCCGGTTCAGGAGACGGTTGGGGTCCAGCTCCAGGTGGAGGAGGCTGGATCTCTGAAGGACTCAGCTCTGCCTCAGTGAACCTCTCCACCACCGCACTGTGTTGGGTGTAGCACTCCCTGCAGCAGCGCTCCTTCTTCCCGCTGTGCTTGGTCGTTGCAAAGTTGTTACTGCAGTAGTAGCAGAAGATCCGACCACAGAGCCTAGGAAAAGTAATGTCCATAACagaaatttcatttttatgactGAAAAAAGATTCTGTAGTCATGCATGTGCACAAGTGCTTCAGTGATGATGATCCCAAAAAAGGTAGCAACCGAAAGCCCACCTGCAGTGATGTCTGCGCAGCCACCAGGTGAACTGGCCCTTGCAGCCGAGGCAGTGAGTCGCCTCTTTATCCAACCACCAGCGCTCCTCTGCTCGCAGTTTCTGCTCAAACTCCAGAGCGTCCGACTTCTGCCACAGAGCATCTTTGTCCCTGAGGTATTGAATAGAAAAGTCAAAAGTGCAAGACaaacttttatctttttttttctcaaattccGTTGGATGATAAAACATTTCATGCTCATGTTGGCAGATGAAAGCTGTATTGTAAACAAACTGGTATTTGTGGTTTGTATTGTACATTTCCCACGTTAGGAACTAGCTTCATGACCTCAAAtcaaacaactgagaaaaataaTGAAGGCACACATAATGCAACATTACAATAGACTGAAACGATGTGGGAACCCCCCCATGGGATTTGACTGACTCGATGTGCTTGTGTTTCATCCCAGACAGAGTATGGAAGCTTTGTTATCCACCGAGGAATCAGTGCTTGCTAAGTTCAGTGAAGTATAATGGATAAAAAGCCTGTTCTCTACACTGGTGTCTCTGTGCCTCGCATGTTGGAACTCCATCTTCCCGCTCTGTTCTCTGTGAAAGTCGTTCCGTCAGATCTGTTCTCCATGAACTATCTCAGCATTCGAAGAAGCCCTTTCCCCCACATCCTGTTCCTCAGACCTGATTTTCCCATTTTACCAAAGGTAAGTATAGCAACATCAGAGAACTGCTCTGAATGGAAGAACCAATCTGAAATAGAACCGCTACCCACCCCCCTGATGGGATTATCAAACAGCAGGCAGAGAAAATGAACTTTGAGCCCGGTCTTCATTAAGAATCTCTCCGCCTGTTGCGCCGACAGCCTCGACACGGCTGGTGGCAGTAATAGACACGGGTCATACCGGATAAGCTCGATGAGCCGCTCTTCAAGGTAAGCCTTGGTGCTGTTGAGGTCGTCAATCTCTGCAGTCATCTTCAGGTTTTGGTTTTGCTGGTCGGAGTGCGTTGCGTTGAGTTTTTCCTTCAGTTCCTCGCAGACCTTCTGGAGAGAAAAGTCTGAGTCTTCAGCTCTGAAGAGAGTAAAAAACAATTAGTCAGCATCTcttgttattttaaattttacGATGAAATTCCCGGGTATCGTCGGTCAGGAACACACTTGCTCACTGCCTCTGTCAGTCGCTGAATCTCGCTTTCACTCCGACGAATGGTTGCTTCCGTTGTTGTGATGTGAGCATCTTTCTCCCCAGTCAGCACCAGGTACTGCTCGTTCTCAGCCTTTATTCAAGGGTCAGAACAAAGATTTTTAACTCCACCAAGGTCGTTAAGATTTCACCCCTCTCCTGTGTAAGAAAGATAACAACAAAAAAGCCGAACAGACTTCCACAAATTGTGGTGGAAGGATACAGTATGGGTCAGAGACTTGAAAAGTACATCACAGGTTTTTTCCTGAtctcagtttatttttaaatctcatATCTCATATTGTAAGGCAGCTACTCTCCAGAGATTAGAGAACAGGTTCTACCACCACCACATGTTTCCTCATTATGTAACCCCGAATGATGTGATGCTTGAAAGACTCTCACCTCTAATTCAGACACTTTGGCCCGCAGGCTGCACACGTTCTTCAGCTCGTCCTGCAGCTGAGTTTTCACCTTGTCCAGCTGTTCATTCATACTCTGAAGAGTCACAGAAACGTAAGAGAATGGAAACAAAGGAAACAATAGATGTTTGTACAATACTTAATGCCAAACCATTCAGTAGTTGTTCAGATATTTCATTCCTAGCCACGGTGCTAAGAATGTAAATGCCATTGACAGGTTCTGACTGACTCACCTTCATCTGGCTCTGATAATTCATGCTCTCTGAGCTCATCTGGAACTTTATAGCAtccgtctcctctctgctggagTCCTTGACACTCTGCACTTGGTTCTTTGccttttccagctgctcctggaGCTCAATGATTGTCGCTGGAAGCGTCTCCTTCTGCATCAGCTCCTCTCTTACTCTGTTATTCTCCAGTCGCAGTTCCGTCATGCACTCTTCTAGCAGCTCCACctttttctccatctctgcaaTCCTGGCAGCGTCACCTGTGCAATGCTCTCTGGCCTCTTCTTTCTCAGCACTCAGCTTGCAGATGGTCATCCCCAGCTCGGCCATCTCCGTGTTTGCCCTGTGCAGACCCTCACGCGTCTCGCTGTTCTCTACGGCCAGCTTCTCGTTTCTTGCCTTGAGGCCGGATAGTTCTTCTCggactgcagctgcagagatcGCCAATTCGGCGTTGGCAGCTACTTCTCTGTCTCGCTGTTCGATCAgcgtctcttctttctttttgcaCTCCATCAGCTCTGTTACATGCCTCTGGTTCAGTGCTTCTGTCTGAGCTTTAAGCTGCTCGGTCAGAGTCCTGAGTTCATCTCTTTGGGCTTCTGTCACCTCCAGCTGTGCTTGGGATTTAAGCTTTTCTTCCTCAGACCTCTGTACCTTCACCCTGAGGTCCAGGACCTCTGCCTGGAACCTGGAAACTTCTTTCAGGCTCAGCTCCAACTGGCCCTCAAACACAGTCAGCTTGCCTGTCACCTCTTGGTTCTCCTTCACTTGAACCGCACTCCTCTCCAGCTGAGATTTCTCCATCGTCTGCTTCTCAGACGTCACCTTCTCGATCACTTCAGTCTGTCTAGCACAGGTTGCTTCTGCGTCAGCTTTGGCCATCTCAAGCTCCTTCCCCCTGGCCTCCAGAGCCTTTAACCTGGACTGAAGCTCAACAAGGTTCCTCTCTTTGCTCACTAGCCGGTCCTCTTTGATTTGGAGTTCTTTTTGAAGACTGGCTTCATTCTTGCGTGAAGCTCCTAAATTCTTCTCCAACTCTCCGATCTGCCCGTGAACACTCTTCAGGTCTGCTTGCATGCGACCAAGAGCTGATTTCACAGTGTCCTGCTCTTCTCTCAGACTCTGGTTCTCCTGCTCAAGCTGCTTTGATGTGCTCTCTGAGAGCTTTGCGGCCATGGTGGCTCGCTGCAGACTCTCATCCAACTTGCGGTTCTCTTCACGCAACAGCTTCTCTTTTTCATCCACTGTCATCTTAGTATCGTCCATCTGTCCGCGAAGCTGTTTCTCAGAGGCCCTTAGAGCTGCTAACTCTGCTTCAAGCACTGCTCTGTTGTCTGCCATCTCCTTCTTCCACTCCTCATTTCTCTTCACCCTGGTCAGCAGCTTCTCATTCAGCTCCATTAAATTGGTACACTGTGTCTTGTAATCTTCTATCTTTGTGGTCTGTTCTTTGATGCTTCCCTCAAGCTCAGCAAGGCCACATGTCAGTTTCTCCCTTTCTGTGTTCAGCTTTTGGTTCTtggcttcaagctgttgcagggTCTCACAGGTTGAGGTCAGCTctgcttctttcttttcaacCTGCCCCTTAAGAGCGGTGACTTCTGTTTCTAGCCTTTTTTTTAAGCCACCGACATTCTTGTGCATTTCATCGTTATCTTCTTGTGCCATCCTCTTCACAACCtccacctctttctctctctcctctagaGATCTTTGCAGATCTTGCAGCTGTCTCTGTAGGTTGCTTGCCTCCTTCTCTCTTAATGTCAATGCCCCCTGTAGCTTGTCATGTGCACTACACTGTTGTTCCACTTTCGCCATCAATGTGGCCTTCTCCTCAGACGCAGATGCAACTAATGCTCCAAATTTGATCTCACCATCCTTTGCAGCTGCCTCCTTTAATCTCAGCTCGTCCTCCAGTCTTTCTGCcagcctcttcttctcctctgcctctgcagtAGCTTCCATTTTCCCTTTCTCTGCATCTTTCAATCTGTCCAGCAACTCATGTATCTTTTGTGCAGAGTCAAAGTAGCTGGTTGCTTGCTGGCCCTTCTCATTCAGAACCCCGTCTAACTTGGCCATTAGCTCTATGTTCTTCCCTTCAGCAGTTGCCAACTTTTCATGAAGCAGGCGTTGTTCAGCCGCTGTGGTTTTGTCCCTAGTCCTAAGTGTTTCCACCTCTCTGGACagggcctcctctctcccttgcAGAGCCATGAGTTCTCCCTGCAAGCCCCGTTGCTCCTCTTGGGCAGAAAGCGACACATCCAGCTGCCTCTGGAGCTCCACGACTACAACCCTGAGCTCAGCTGCCTCCTCGCCCAGCAGCTGCACCTTATCGAAGAGATCTCGCTGCTTCAGCTCGGACTGGTCCAGTTCTAGACGAAGGTCTTCAACTGTGCCGACATCTTCGGAGCACGTAGGAAGGGAATCATTAAGGTCATTTAGCAGACTCTGACCATAGTCGGGGCTGGAGGGGAACTCAGGTGCTTGCTGGATGGTTGTAAGAGaaatgggaagagaagagaagaagtgaTTAAGGTCCCGTagtaatttaaaaatgttaacaaaatgACCGGATGTGTTTGGAGACATGGATCAATTACCTGGGAGTAGGTGCTGGCCAGACTGTTAATACTGGAACTGCGACTGGGTGGTTTCCACATGTGGCCAGGTGAGTTTCCACTTCCCAGTGTCCTCCTGATCATCAGAAAAGAAACTGTAATTATACTGTTTACTGTTAACACTGGAAAACAGCATCCTACCTTTGGTAATGCTTATTCAGTTATCTGATGGatctttttcatgttttgtatttgctcttaatattgttttattattttttgtgttccT
Coding sequences within:
- the fyco1a gene encoding FYVE and coiled-coil domain-containing protein 1; this encodes MATGATAGESQLQRIIRDLHDAVAELAKEYRESGEPITDDSTNLHKFSYKLEYLLQFDQKEKSTFLGTKKDYWDYFSDCLAKIKGANDGIRFVRSTTELKTSLGKGRAFIRYSLVHQRLADTLQQCLMNQRVTSDWFYARSPFLKPHLSVDIINHLYELNEVQFDVASRGHDLDASWPTFARRTLGSGNSPGHMWKPPSRSSSINSLASTYSQQAPEFPSSPDYGQSLLNDLNDSLPTCSEDVGTVEDLRLELDQSELKQRDLFDKVQLLGEEAAELRVVVVELQRQLDVSLSAQEEQRGLQGELMALQGREEALSREVETLRTRDKTTAAEQRLLHEKLATAEGKNIELMAKLDGVLNEKGQQATSYFDSAQKIHELLDRLKDAEKGKMEATAEAEEKKRLAERLEDELRLKEAAAKDGEIKFGALVASASEEKATLMAKVEQQCSAHDKLQGALTLREKEASNLQRQLQDLQRSLEEREKEVEVVKRMAQEDNDEMHKNVGGLKKRLETEVTALKGQVEKKEAELTSTCETLQQLEAKNQKLNTEREKLTCGLAELEGSIKEQTTKIEDYKTQCTNLMELNEKLLTRVKRNEEWKKEMADNRAVLEAELAALRASEKQLRGQMDDTKMTVDEKEKLLREENRKLDESLQRATMAAKLSESTSKQLEQENQSLREEQDTVKSALGRMQADLKSVHGQIGELEKNLGASRKNEASLQKELQIKEDRLVSKERNLVELQSRLKALEARGKELEMAKADAEATCARQTEVIEKVTSEKQTMEKSQLERSAVQVKENQEVTGKLTVFEGQLELSLKEVSRFQAEVLDLRVKVQRSEEEKLKSQAQLEVTEAQRDELRTLTEQLKAQTEALNQRHVTELMECKKKEETLIEQRDREVAANAELAISAAAVREELSGLKARNEKLAVENSETREGLHRANTEMAELGMTICKLSAEKEEAREHCTGDAARIAEMEKKVELLEECMTELRLENNRVREELMQKETLPATIIELQEQLEKAKNQVQSVKDSSREETDAIKFQMSSESMNYQSQMKSMNEQLDKVKTQLQDELKNVCSLRAKVSELEAENEQYLVLTGEKDAHITTTEATIRRSESEIQRLTEAVSKAEDSDFSLQKVCEELKEKLNATHSDQQNQNLKMTAEIDDLNSTKAYLEERLIELIRDKDALWQKSDALEFEQKLRAEERWWLDKEATHCLGCKGQFTWWLRRHHCRLCGRIFCYYCSNNFATTKHSGKKERCCRECYTQHSAVVERFTEAELSPSEIQPPPPGAGPQPSPEPAPYKPTPRVTVSDPSNKSDDGVFDIITEEEVNGVYDSDTTSQTTAGSLDGEQDRRPPESVDIGTGDLTPEDHEEQVPTVQDSEINLLRSGEVTMAVPLSIDAICQFGEGSRELFVKSSCYSVITVPVDDCGPTISWMFSSEPKSISFSVVYRESADTQVEQSKVLIPLTRCNSHKETIQGQLKVRHPGLYSLIFDNSFSRFISKKVFYHLTMEKPVIYDGSDFP